Within Flagellimonas maritima, the genomic segment CGATCTAAACTGCTGCCGTAAGATACCGGATAGCAAATTCGAGGTCCCTGAAGAATAGTTCCATATTTCCGTTGGTATGGCTATTGATTTTTTATCTTTTTGCGCTTGGGTCATATCGCTATCCAAAAAAAGCATTTTAGTGACATCCGAAATTTTTGTGTAATCTTCTTCCCATGCCAGACCACTTTGCATACGAAGTAAATGATTTAAGGTAATGTCCTTTCGTTCGTCATGTTTCCATGCTGTGATAGGAGCGGGCCATGACATTTCCAGTTTGCCTTGATGTTCCAAAACTCCATAGCACGTTGCCAATAGGCTTTTGGTCATGGACCATCCCAAAACGGGTGTGTCTTTGGTAAAGCCTTCCGCATATTTTTCTGCAATCAAATGACCTTTATATAAAATCAGGACAGTTCGTGTTTTTTGAATTTCAGGATTACTAAAGGCGGTAGCTATTGATTTGCTAAGTTGTTCTTCATTGATTTCTGGAAATACAGTATCCTTTGGGCTTGCTTGTCCATAAGGGTACGGAATGGTATCACTAGAAAAAATTCTATTAGGTTTAAGGGTAAAATCATTTTCGTTGTAATCATCATTTATAAGAACAGTTCCCAATCCGTCCCTATAAATTGCCTTGCGTTTCATAAGCCCGTAAACCGATGCAGTAGCAGATTCAGTTTTTTCATCAATTTCTGTAGTCGCTAATTTAATGAGCGGTACATTATTGTCCTGCTGGGTTACGGAAGTTGCAGAACGCTGAGCTACAAAAATGGAAGATGCCATACTTTTTGCAGCGTAACCGGATATGATGTTTAGCTTGGGATAATTTAAATAAACGATTGTACCTATGATAATTATAAAAAGTATTAAAATACGTTTGAACAGCTTCATGAATTCGGATTTATTGTAACTTTCAGTGGCTAAATATAAACATTTACTATATGTCCAACATTGGATTGATTATAGAGGAAAGAAGTCGGGATATTGGTGATTTTCTAGTGGGTAGACTCATTCCATTTCGTAAAAAACGAATGATAGGCCCTTTTATTTTCATTGACCATATGGGCCCCACCAAATTGGGCCCAAGCAATTATATGGACGTGGACCAACACCCACATATTGGACTCTCCACTTTGACCTTTATGTTGGAAGGCGAATTGACACACGAGGACAGTTTGGGTACAAATCAACGCATAAGTCCAGGTTCCGTAAATTGGATGACTGCGGGCAAAGGTGTTTCCCATACCGAACGAAGCCCTAAGGACATGCGGAATGGAAAAACTTTTACGGCCCATGGCTACCAGATTTGGGTAGCATTACCTAAGGAATTGGAGAATATGGAACCAACATTTCATCATATAGGTGAAAATGATTTGCCTAAATGGAAAGATGGAAATGCTGAGTTTAAATTAGTTGCAGGAGAAGGTTATGGAAAAAAATCTCCCGTCCCTACCTATTCACCACTTTTTATGGTTGAAATAAAAAACCAATCGGAATACGAACTCGATGTAAAAGAAAACCTCAAAGGCGAAATCGGTATCTGTATTGTTGAGGGAGGAATAGCTGCTTGCGAGGAAGAAATAGGGAAGGGAAACATTTTGGTATCCAAAGTTGAAGATGCTTGTAAGATTACGCTCAAACCAAATTCACACATCCTTTTATTTGGTGGAGAACCTTTTCCAGAAGAACGGCATATCTATTGGAACTTCGTATCCTCAAATAAGGATAAAATTGAAGAAGCGAAACAAGCATGGAGAGACAAAACTTTCCCAATGATGACGAATGACAATACCTACGTGCCGCTACCAAACTAATTAATAAAGGATTTTCT encodes:
- a CDS encoding serine hydrolase domain-containing protein, which gives rise to MKLFKRILILFIIIIGTIVYLNYPKLNIISGYAAKSMASSIFVAQRSATSVTQQDNNVPLIKLATTEIDEKTESATASVYGLMKRKAIYRDGLGTVLINDDYNENDFTLKPNRIFSSDTIPYPYGQASPKDTVFPEINEEQLSKSIATAFSNPEIQKTRTVLILYKGHLIAEKYAEGFTKDTPVLGWSMTKSLLATCYGVLEHQGKLEMSWPAPITAWKHDERKDITLNHLLRMQSGLAWEEDYTKISDVTKMLFLDSDMTQAQKDKKSIAIPTEIWNYSSGTSNLLSGILRQQFRSHQAYLDFPYIALIDKIGMNSMVLEADIAGNYVGSSYSWASTRDWARFGQLYLERGNWNGEQIFSPSWVDYVTEPTLHSDGTYGAHFWLNANGKYPDVPRDLFSCNGYQGQYVFVIPSKSLVVVRTGLAENPVFDVNAFLSEVVKIVP
- a CDS encoding pirin family protein: MSNIGLIIEERSRDIGDFLVGRLIPFRKKRMIGPFIFIDHMGPTKLGPSNYMDVDQHPHIGLSTLTFMLEGELTHEDSLGTNQRISPGSVNWMTAGKGVSHTERSPKDMRNGKTFTAHGYQIWVALPKELENMEPTFHHIGENDLPKWKDGNAEFKLVAGEGYGKKSPVPTYSPLFMVEIKNQSEYELDVKENLKGEIGICIVEGGIAACEEEIGKGNILVSKVEDACKITLKPNSHILLFGGEPFPEERHIYWNFVSSNKDKIEEAKQAWRDKTFPMMTNDNTYVPLPN